A stretch of Allostreptomyces psammosilenae DNA encodes these proteins:
- a CDS encoding 3'-5' exonuclease produces MSWHRNLMVGFDLETTGTDPLTARIVTAALVEVADGELVARHNWLVDPGVPIPEEAVRIHGVTNERARSEGEPAAECAARIARRLARYFATGTPVVAFNAAFDFSVLSAELVRHGLPSLERLSGGVAAPILDPLTIDRRVDRYRRGSRNLEAVCREYGVTLEGAHEAGADALAAVQVMAAIAGRYPEIRSTPPAELHRSQIAWYAEWATGYQAYLRRTRDPLAVVDTLWPVRTA; encoded by the coding sequence ATGAGCTGGCACAGGAACCTCATGGTCGGCTTCGACCTCGAGACCACCGGAACCGACCCCCTGACCGCCCGGATCGTCACCGCCGCCCTCGTCGAAGTGGCCGACGGCGAGTTGGTGGCCCGTCACAACTGGCTCGTCGATCCCGGCGTGCCCATCCCCGAGGAGGCCGTCCGGATCCACGGGGTGACCAACGAGCGCGCCCGGTCCGAGGGGGAACCGGCCGCCGAGTGCGCCGCGCGCATCGCGCGCCGGCTGGCCCGCTACTTCGCCACCGGCACGCCGGTGGTGGCGTTCAACGCCGCCTTCGACTTCAGCGTGCTCTCCGCGGAGCTGGTCCGGCACGGCCTGCCGTCCCTGGAGCGGCTCTCCGGCGGGGTCGCCGCGCCGATACTGGATCCGCTGACCATCGACCGCCGCGTCGACCGCTACCGGCGCGGCTCACGGAACCTCGAAGCGGTCTGCCGGGAGTACGGGGTGACCCTGGAGGGCGCCCACGAGGCGGGGGCGGACGCCCTGGCCGCCGTGCAGGTGATGGCGGCGATCGCCGGGCGCTACCCGGAGATACGGTCGACCCCGCCGGCGGAGCTGCACCGCAGTCAGATCGCCTGGTACGCGGAGTGGGCCACCGGCTACCAGGCGTACCTGCGGCGCACCCGGGATCCGCTGGCGGTGGTCGACACGCTGTGGCCGGTGCGGACGGCCTGA
- a CDS encoding DUF732 domain-containing protein has product MRIRTMTTVAACLLTTGLLVGCSAEEDTADAANPAASAPAASGGEGETEAETEAEGGADEGAAEEGGAEETAGGEADTTEGADLTDLVDEDQLFLQTTRDTVPGVEGMSDDELIQLGHDVCTSFENGDDMLTVTGMVSDEAGLDQIGSSTFIGVSIGSYCIEQQANMLG; this is encoded by the coding sequence ATGCGCATCCGCACCATGACCACCGTGGCGGCGTGTCTACTCACCACCGGACTGCTGGTCGGCTGCTCCGCCGAGGAGGACACCGCGGACGCCGCCAACCCGGCGGCCAGCGCCCCCGCGGCCAGCGGCGGCGAAGGCGAGACCGAGGCGGAGACCGAGGCCGAGGGCGGCGCCGACGAGGGCGCTGCCGAAGAAGGCGGCGCCGAGGAAACGGCCGGCGGTGAGGCGGACACCACCGAGGGCGCGGACCTCACCGACCTCGTCGACGAGGACCAGCTCTTCCTGCAGACCACCCGGGACACCGTGCCGGGCGTCGAGGGGATGAGCGACGACGAACTGATCCAGCTGGGCCACGACGTCTGCACCTCCTTCGAGAACGGCGACGACATGCTCACCGTCACCGGGATGGTCAGCGACGAGGCCGGCCTCGACCAGATCGGCTCCTCCACCTTCATCGGGGTGTCGATCGGCAGCTACTGCATCGAGCAGCAGGCCAACATGCTCGGCTGA
- a CDS encoding SAV2148 family HEPN domain-containing protein produces MEQQHVPGRDPLSGTPERRAPSTIRPDGVDILAWTEREWNDALTRVRRDGRAYVWLNLVEQRLRAVVGAVLRPIYEPVHGDDWVVAAAGPGGAEWADRAAAVREVSRRKGYLLDPADDDLLVFLTLPQLRELIAGHWPCFAPFLDDRRELELALDELEVARHVVARNRSLTSTVLAQAERTALRLLQVLGGNRRADDEAAEAPRRMPVDVIEDLVADRYADVIGVHPDRVRLQRELPMEELLRGARTLDAVGIALNPLVQNFTARRLARLALDGCRMRLLFINPASSTVRRRERELGLSRGELARTVEANIIQMRRVRARVADPAVGRAAEDFQIRVFDETPRFTAYLVDGDGPDGLAVIQPYLRRARGTEAPALVVRGRGGERGAEPGVFDLYREEFEGAWEASRPVS; encoded by the coding sequence ATGGAGCAGCAGCACGTCCCGGGGCGCGACCCGCTCTCCGGCACCCCCGAGCGCCGCGCGCCGTCCACCATCAGGCCGGACGGCGTGGACATCCTGGCCTGGACCGAGCGGGAGTGGAACGACGCCCTGACCCGGGTCCGTCGCGACGGCCGCGCCTACGTGTGGCTCAACCTGGTGGAGCAGCGGCTGCGCGCCGTGGTCGGCGCCGTGCTCCGCCCCATCTACGAGCCGGTGCACGGCGACGACTGGGTGGTCGCCGCGGCCGGGCCCGGCGGCGCGGAGTGGGCCGACCGGGCCGCGGCCGTGCGGGAGGTCAGCCGTCGCAAGGGCTACCTGCTCGACCCGGCCGACGACGACCTGCTGGTCTTCCTCACCCTTCCCCAGCTGCGTGAGCTGATCGCCGGCCACTGGCCGTGCTTCGCGCCCTTCCTCGACGACCGCCGGGAGCTGGAGCTGGCGCTGGACGAGCTGGAGGTGGCCCGGCACGTGGTGGCCCGCAACCGCTCGCTGACCTCCACCGTGCTGGCCCAGGCCGAGCGGACCGCGCTGCGCCTGCTGCAGGTGCTGGGCGGCAACCGGCGCGCCGACGACGAGGCCGCCGAGGCGCCCCGCCGGATGCCGGTGGACGTCATCGAGGACCTGGTGGCCGACCGCTACGCCGACGTGATCGGGGTGCACCCGGACCGGGTGCGGCTGCAGCGCGAGCTGCCCATGGAGGAGCTGCTGCGCGGGGCCCGGACCCTGGACGCCGTCGGCATAGCGCTCAACCCGCTGGTGCAGAACTTCACCGCCCGCCGGCTGGCCCGCCTGGCCCTGGACGGCTGCCGGATGCGGCTGCTGTTCATCAATCCGGCCAGCAGCACGGTGCGCCGCCGGGAGCGGGAGCTGGGGCTGTCCCGGGGGGAGCTGGCCCGCACGGTGGAGGCGAACATCATCCAGATGCGGCGGGTGCGGGCGCGGGTGGCCGACCCTGCGGTCGGCCGGGCGGCCGAGGACTTCCAGATCCGGGTGTTCGACGAGACCCCGCGGTTCACCGCCTACCTGGTCGACGGCGACGGTCCGGACGGACTGGCCGTCATCCAGCCGTATCTGCGGCGGGCCCGGGGCACCGAGGCCCCGGCGCTGGTGGTGCGGGGGCGGGGCGGTGAGCGCGGCGCGGAGCCGGGGGTGTTCGACCTGTACCGGGAGGAGTTCGAGGGGGCCTGGGAGGCGTCCCGGCCGGTGTCCTGA
- a CDS encoding ABC transporter, whose product MTTRRLVALVGYRAELLLRSYRWLPPVLLYALILTVGIQPGQPLMDSLGYAGAATVPAAAWLIRGTITAEPAAARACVGASAGPGWGHLAGVLAALAAGVVMAGAGTAVIAAISGPVGGGAETERAAAVLAGVMTQLVCVLVGTVVGALCSPPLLRHTGYAIPLTGMGAILALVVGISPANAAITTMVSSAEAGAVRLPWGGLATGLLLVAGVTWLTCAAARRRSYE is encoded by the coding sequence ATGACGACACGCCGGCTCGTCGCGCTGGTGGGCTACCGGGCCGAGCTACTGCTCCGCTCCTATCGGTGGCTCCCGCCGGTGCTGCTGTACGCGCTGATCCTGACGGTGGGGATCCAACCCGGGCAGCCGCTGATGGACTCGCTCGGCTACGCCGGAGCGGCGACGGTTCCGGCCGCGGCCTGGTTGATCCGGGGGACGATCACCGCCGAACCGGCGGCGGCACGGGCCTGCGTGGGGGCCTCCGCCGGCCCGGGATGGGGGCACCTGGCGGGAGTGCTGGCGGCCCTGGCCGCGGGGGTGGTGATGGCGGGGGCCGGGACGGCCGTGATCGCGGCCATCAGCGGCCCGGTCGGCGGCGGGGCGGAGACGGAGCGGGCGGCGGCCGTGCTGGCCGGGGTGATGACCCAGCTGGTCTGCGTGCTGGTGGGTACGGTGGTCGGGGCCCTGTGCAGCCCGCCGCTGCTGCGGCACACCGGGTACGCGATTCCCCTGACGGGTATGGGGGCCATCCTGGCGCTGGTCGTGGGCATCTCACCGGCGAACGCGGCGATCACCACCATGGTGTCGAGCGCGGAGGCGGGGGCGGTGCGCCTGCCGTGGGGTGGACTGGCCACCGGGCTGCTACTGGTGGCAGGCGTGACCTGGCTGACCTGCGCGGCGGCTCGCCGGCGCTCCTACGAGTAG
- a CDS encoding sulfate adenylyltransferase subunit 1, with amino-acid sequence MTSQLTTDTDTTPSEDAASATSLLRFATAGSVDDGKSTLVGRLLHDSKSVLADQLEAVEAASRRRGQDAPDLALLTDGLRAEREQGITIDVAYRYFATPRRRFILADTPGHVQYTRNMVTGASTAELAVVLVDARNGVVEQTRRHAAVAALLRVPHVVLAVNKMDLVDYAEDTFRRIADEFSGYAASLGVPEITAIPISALVGDNVVVPSTAMDWYTGPTLLEHLETVPVVGDPSTAPVRLPVQYVIRPQGAAGVPEELRDYRGYAGQLTSGVLRVGDTVRVLPSGATTTVAGIDLLGRSVDIAWAPQSVTVLLADELDISRGDLLATEATAPEPVKDVEATVCHLHERPLRAGDRVLLRHTTRTVRAIVKEIEHRLDIDTLERGPAPDGLGVNDIGRVRLRTAEPLALDDYATSRSTGSFLLVDPADGTTLTAGMAGEAFAGAAAERP; translated from the coding sequence ATGACCAGCCAGCTGACGACCGACACCGACACCACGCCCTCCGAGGACGCGGCCTCCGCCACCTCGCTGCTCCGGTTCGCCACCGCGGGCAGCGTCGACGACGGCAAGTCCACGCTCGTCGGACGGCTGCTGCACGACTCCAAGTCGGTGCTCGCCGACCAGCTGGAGGCCGTCGAGGCGGCCAGCCGGCGCCGCGGCCAGGACGCCCCCGACCTCGCGCTGCTCACCGACGGCCTGCGCGCCGAGCGCGAGCAGGGCATCACCATCGACGTGGCCTACCGCTACTTCGCCACCCCCCGGCGCCGGTTCATCCTCGCCGACACCCCCGGCCACGTGCAGTACACCCGCAACATGGTCACCGGCGCCTCCACCGCCGAACTCGCCGTGGTGCTGGTCGACGCCCGCAACGGCGTCGTCGAGCAGACCCGCCGGCACGCCGCCGTCGCCGCCCTGCTGCGCGTCCCGCACGTCGTCCTCGCCGTCAACAAGATGGACCTCGTCGACTACGCCGAGGACACCTTCCGGCGGATAGCCGACGAGTTCTCCGGCTACGCCGCCTCCCTCGGCGTCCCCGAGATCACCGCCATCCCGATCTCCGCCCTCGTCGGCGACAACGTGGTGGTGCCCTCCACCGCCATGGACTGGTACACCGGCCCCACCCTGCTGGAGCACCTGGAGACCGTGCCGGTCGTCGGCGACCCCTCCACCGCCCCGGTCCGGCTCCCCGTCCAGTACGTGATCCGCCCGCAGGGCGCCGCCGGCGTCCCCGAGGAACTGCGCGACTACCGCGGCTACGCCGGACAGCTCACCTCCGGCGTGCTGCGGGTCGGCGACACCGTCCGGGTGCTGCCCTCCGGGGCCACCACCACCGTCGCCGGCATCGACCTGCTCGGCCGCTCCGTCGACATCGCCTGGGCCCCGCAGTCCGTCACCGTGCTGCTCGCCGACGAACTCGACATCTCCCGCGGCGACCTGCTGGCCACCGAGGCCACCGCCCCCGAACCGGTCAAGGACGTCGAGGCCACCGTCTGCCACCTGCACGAACGGCCGCTGCGCGCCGGCGACCGGGTGCTGCTGCGGCACACCACCCGCACCGTCAGGGCCATCGTCAAGGAGATCGAGCACCGCCTCGACATCGACACCCTGGAGCGCGGCCCCGCCCCGGACGGCCTCGGCGTCAACGACATCGGACGCGTCCGGCTGCGCACCGCCGAACCGCTGGCCCTCGACGACTACGCGACCAGCCGCAGCACCGGCTCCTTCCTGCTCGTCGACCCCGCCGACGGCACCACCCTGACCGCCGGCATGGCGGGCGAGGCGTTCGCCGGGGCCGCGGCCGAGCGGCCGTGA
- a CDS encoding sirohydrochlorin chelatase encodes MLLAVAHGSRDPRHAATIHALLDQVRRQRPQTRVEVGFLDFDTPSLDDALDRLAARHTRRVVAVPLLLGRAYHATDDIPGVLDGARARHHRMAIRQADVLGPSPLLLDALEERLRQAGAPTGDPRLGVVLASAGCSDPAVRARMSALAAEWRTRAGWHSVLPAYASAAGPRVPEAVAALRAAGARRVAVARYFLAPGRLPDIARDGAAAAGADIVGDVLGPSPAVARLLLHRHTRALAAPWPAVPTQGQPRRARAASR; translated from the coding sequence GTGCTGCTCGCCGTCGCCCACGGCAGCCGCGACCCGCGCCACGCCGCCACCATCCACGCCCTGCTCGACCAGGTCCGCCGGCAGCGGCCGCAAACCCGCGTCGAGGTGGGCTTCCTCGACTTCGACACCCCGTCGCTCGACGACGCCCTGGACCGCCTGGCCGCCCGCCACACCCGCCGGGTGGTCGCCGTCCCGCTGCTGCTGGGCCGCGCCTACCACGCCACCGACGACATCCCCGGCGTGCTGGACGGAGCACGCGCCCGCCACCACCGGATGGCGATCCGCCAGGCCGACGTCCTCGGCCCGTCCCCGCTGCTGCTGGACGCCCTGGAGGAGCGGCTGCGCCAGGCCGGCGCCCCCACCGGCGACCCCCGGCTCGGCGTGGTGCTCGCCTCCGCCGGCTGCTCCGACCCGGCCGTCCGCGCCCGGATGTCCGCCCTGGCCGCCGAGTGGCGGACCCGCGCCGGCTGGCACTCGGTGCTGCCCGCCTACGCCTCGGCCGCCGGGCCCCGCGTCCCCGAGGCGGTCGCCGCCCTGCGCGCCGCCGGCGCCCGCCGCGTCGCCGTCGCCCGCTACTTCCTGGCGCCCGGGCGGCTGCCCGACATCGCCCGGGACGGCGCGGCCGCGGCCGGCGCCGACATCGTCGGCGACGTCCTCGGCCCCTCCCCCGCCGTCGCCCGCCTGCTGCTGCACCGCCACACGCGGGCGCTCGCCGCGCCCTGGCCGGCGGTCCCCACCCAGGGTCAGCCCCGGCGCGCCCGGGCCGCGTCGAGGTAG
- a CDS encoding styrene monooxygenase/indole monooxygenase family protein, producing MPQILVVGAGQSGLQLALGLQARGHRVTVVTDRSAERIRSGRVLSTQVMFDSARAHERALGLAHWDAEAPAVGGIGVSVADPGGGRALDWLGRLSAPAHSVDQRIKMAHWLEEFATRGGEVRVGAVTAEDLDALSAGYDLTVVAAGRGGLGGLFARDAARSTHDAPRRALAVAYVHGLAPRPEHPFPAVACNLVPGVGELFVIPTLTLTGPADILFLEGVPGGPLDVFDGVTDPGQHLELTRELMKRYLPWEWERARGAELTDAGGTLAGRFPPTVRHPVAVLPSGRPVLGMADVVVANDPITGQGANSAAKAAACYLAAIEERGDGPFDRAFMEAAFERFWDYARHVVRWTDAMLAPPPEHVREILGAAAGLPEVADRFANGFDDPADLAEWFLDPEGAAAYLDAARARRG from the coding sequence ATGCCCCAGATCCTCGTCGTCGGCGCGGGCCAGTCCGGCCTGCAGCTCGCGCTCGGGCTCCAGGCCCGTGGCCACCGGGTCACCGTGGTCACCGACCGGTCCGCCGAGCGGATCCGGTCCGGTCGGGTGCTGTCGACCCAGGTGATGTTCGACAGCGCGCGGGCCCACGAGCGGGCGCTCGGCCTCGCCCACTGGGACGCCGAGGCGCCCGCCGTCGGGGGGATCGGCGTCTCGGTGGCCGACCCCGGGGGCGGACGGGCGCTGGACTGGCTCGGCCGGCTGTCCGCCCCCGCGCACTCCGTGGACCAGCGGATCAAGATGGCCCACTGGCTGGAGGAGTTCGCCACCCGGGGCGGGGAGGTGCGGGTGGGGGCGGTGACCGCCGAGGACCTCGACGCGCTCTCCGCCGGATACGACCTCACCGTGGTGGCGGCCGGCCGCGGAGGGCTCGGCGGGCTGTTCGCGCGCGACGCCGCCCGCTCCACGCACGACGCGCCGCGGCGCGCGCTGGCGGTGGCCTACGTGCACGGCCTGGCGCCGCGCCCCGAGCACCCCTTCCCGGCGGTGGCCTGCAACCTGGTGCCGGGCGTCGGCGAGCTGTTCGTCATACCGACGCTGACCCTGACCGGGCCGGCCGACATCCTGTTCCTGGAGGGGGTGCCGGGCGGTCCGCTGGACGTCTTCGACGGCGTCACCGACCCCGGGCAGCACCTGGAGCTGACCCGGGAACTGATGAAGCGGTACCTGCCGTGGGAGTGGGAGCGGGCCCGCGGGGCGGAGCTGACCGACGCCGGCGGCACGCTCGCCGGCCGGTTCCCGCCCACCGTGCGGCACCCGGTCGCCGTGCTGCCGTCGGGCCGCCCGGTGCTGGGCATGGCGGACGTGGTGGTGGCCAACGACCCGATCACCGGCCAGGGCGCCAACAGCGCGGCCAAGGCCGCCGCCTGCTACCTGGCGGCGATCGAGGAGCGCGGGGACGGTCCGTTCGACCGCGCCTTCATGGAGGCCGCCTTCGAGCGCTTCTGGGACTACGCCCGGCACGTGGTGCGCTGGACCGACGCGATGCTGGCGCCGCCCCCGGAGCACGTGCGGGAGATCCTCGGCGCCGCCGCCGGCCTGCCCGAGGTGGCCGACCGCTTCGCGAACGGCTTCGACGACCCCGCGGACCTGGCGGAGTGGTTCCTCGACCCGGAGGGCGCCGCCGCCTACCTCGACGCGGCCCGGGCGCGCCGGGGCTGA
- a CDS encoding phosphotransferase, with product MEEQPLAGGFVNTVVRVADTVRRTPGPRAHYVHALLRFLEQRGWPGAPRFLGIDDRGREMLSFVPGHVAWEARQPPDVSADASLVRVAELLRAFHDLTAGTPLAAGGEVVCHNDLSPKNTVYAPHGPARPGPDARPDARPGGPPGDAALRPVAFLDWDIAAPGERVHDVAHVCWQYVGLGPTLADPDEAARRIRLIADAYGLSAHDRGRLLDTVLWWQDRCWRGIRSAAAAGEPAMRRLHESGVTERVRAAHAWTAAHRERLTAPLTPPPSPRAHDPNTQPPPHGDHA from the coding sequence ATGGAGGAACAGCCACTCGCCGGAGGATTCGTCAACACCGTCGTACGCGTGGCCGACACCGTGCGCCGCACCCCCGGCCCCCGCGCCCACTACGTCCACGCGCTGCTCCGCTTCCTGGAACAACGCGGCTGGCCCGGCGCGCCACGCTTCCTCGGCATCGACGACCGCGGACGCGAGATGCTCTCCTTCGTCCCCGGACACGTCGCCTGGGAAGCCCGGCAGCCACCCGACGTCAGCGCCGACGCCAGCCTCGTCCGCGTCGCCGAACTCCTGCGCGCCTTCCACGACCTGACCGCCGGCACCCCGCTCGCCGCCGGCGGGGAAGTGGTCTGCCACAACGACCTCTCCCCCAAGAACACCGTCTACGCCCCGCACGGCCCCGCCCGACCGGGCCCCGACGCTCGGCCCGACGCCCGGCCCGGCGGACCGCCCGGGGACGCCGCGCTGCGCCCGGTCGCCTTCCTCGACTGGGACATCGCCGCGCCCGGCGAGCGCGTCCACGACGTCGCGCACGTCTGCTGGCAGTACGTCGGCCTCGGCCCCACCCTCGCCGACCCCGACGAGGCCGCCCGTCGCATCCGGCTGATCGCCGACGCCTACGGTCTGTCGGCACACGACCGAGGACGGCTGCTGGACACCGTGCTGTGGTGGCAGGACCGCTGCTGGCGCGGCATCCGATCCGCCGCCGCGGCCGGCGAACCGGCCATGCGCCGGCTGCACGAGTCCGGAGTGACCGAGCGGGTGCGCGCGGCCCACGCGTGGACGGCCGCCCACCGGGAACGGCTGACGGCGCCACTCACGCCACCGCCGTCCCCCCGCGCACACGACCCGAACACCCAGCCTCCCCCGCACGGCGACCACGCATAG
- the glgX gene encoding glycogen debranching protein GlgX — translation MQVWPGQPYPLGATYDGAGTNFAVYSEVAERIELCLIGDDGTEERVELRETDAFVRHAYLPGIQPGQRYGFRVHGPYRPHTGDRCNPHKLLLDPYAKAMSGRVDWDESVYGYHFGSPESRNDADSAGHTMTSVVINPYFDWGNDRPPRTEYHRTVIYEAHVKGLTYLHPGLPEEIRGSYAAIGHPAVIDHLTTLGVTAIELMPVHQFVHDHRLVDAGLANYWGYNTIGFFAPHGAYSSTGDRGGQVQEFKTMVRALHAAGIEVILDVVYNHTAEGNHLGPTLSFRGLDNASYYRLAEDRRYYMDTTGTGNSLLMRSPHVLQLIMDSLRYWVTEMHVDGFRFDLAATLARQFHEVDRLSSFFDLVQQDPVVSQTKLIAEPWDVGEGGYQVGNFPPLWTEWNGKYRDTVRDLWRGEPATLAEFGSRLTGSSDLYQDDGRRPLASINFVTCHDGFTLRDLVSYNHKHNEANGEDNRDGENHNRSWNCGTEGDTDDPAVRALRVRQMRNFIATLMLSQGVPMLGHGDEFGRTQNGNNNAYCQDNEVAWVRWPAAATDRRASENPLGLEAPPHALPVPPAPTGPAVPAGSAAGAVPVTGGHPGTGSQAPHGSTTPLSSASHPAAASDTPSTTPPPTAGTRARSEERDKPDPWETEAASLLRFTRHMIWLRRNHQVFRRRRFFHGRPVAGTHDALSDISWFTPEGAEMTDRDWSAAHAKSLSVFLNGEAISEPGRRGERLRDDSFLLLFNAHHEALDFVVPVVDHGPDWQVVVDTALPEVIPPGTGATVGAGTRLRVTDRSLVVLQRPRE, via the coding sequence ATGCAGGTCTGGCCGGGACAGCCGTACCCGCTCGGCGCCACGTACGACGGCGCGGGCACCAACTTCGCGGTCTACTCCGAGGTGGCCGAACGCATCGAGCTCTGCCTGATCGGCGACGACGGCACCGAGGAACGCGTGGAACTGCGCGAGACCGACGCCTTCGTGCGCCACGCCTACCTCCCCGGCATCCAACCCGGCCAGCGCTACGGCTTCCGGGTGCACGGCCCCTACCGCCCGCACACCGGCGACCGGTGCAACCCCCACAAGCTGCTGCTCGACCCCTACGCCAAGGCGATGAGCGGACGCGTCGACTGGGACGAGTCCGTCTACGGCTACCACTTCGGCTCCCCGGAGAGCCGCAACGACGCCGACTCGGCGGGCCACACCATGACCTCCGTGGTGATCAACCCCTACTTCGACTGGGGCAACGACCGCCCGCCGCGCACCGAGTACCACCGCACGGTCATCTACGAGGCCCACGTCAAGGGCCTGACCTACCTCCACCCCGGGCTGCCCGAGGAGATCCGCGGCAGCTACGCCGCGATCGGCCACCCGGCCGTCATCGACCACCTCACCACCCTCGGCGTCACCGCCATCGAACTGATGCCCGTGCACCAGTTCGTGCACGACCACCGCCTGGTCGACGCCGGCCTGGCCAACTACTGGGGCTACAACACCATCGGCTTCTTCGCCCCGCACGGCGCCTACTCCTCCACCGGCGACCGCGGAGGCCAGGTGCAGGAGTTCAAGACGATGGTCCGCGCGCTGCACGCGGCCGGCATCGAGGTCATCCTCGACGTCGTCTACAACCACACCGCCGAGGGCAACCACCTCGGCCCCACCCTCTCCTTCCGCGGCCTGGACAACGCCTCCTACTACCGGCTCGCCGAGGACCGCCGCTACTACATGGACACCACCGGCACCGGCAACAGCCTGCTGATGCGCTCCCCGCACGTCCTCCAGCTCATCATGGACTCGCTGCGCTACTGGGTCACCGAGATGCACGTCGACGGCTTCCGCTTCGACCTCGCCGCCACCCTCGCCCGGCAGTTCCACGAGGTCGACCGGCTCTCCTCGTTCTTCGACCTCGTGCAGCAGGACCCCGTGGTCTCCCAGACCAAGCTGATCGCCGAACCGTGGGACGTCGGCGAGGGCGGCTACCAGGTCGGCAACTTCCCGCCGCTGTGGACCGAGTGGAACGGCAAGTACCGCGACACGGTGCGGGACCTGTGGCGCGGCGAACCCGCCACCCTCGCCGAGTTCGGCTCCCGCCTCACCGGCTCCTCCGACCTCTACCAGGACGACGGACGGCGCCCGCTGGCCTCCATCAACTTCGTCACCTGCCACGACGGATTCACCCTGCGCGACCTCGTCTCCTACAACCACAAGCACAACGAGGCCAACGGCGAGGACAACCGCGACGGCGAGAACCACAACCGCTCCTGGAACTGCGGCACCGAGGGCGACACCGACGACCCGGCGGTGCGCGCGCTGCGGGTCCGGCAGATGCGCAACTTCATCGCCACGCTGATGCTGTCCCAGGGCGTGCCCATGCTCGGCCACGGCGACGAGTTCGGCCGCACCCAGAACGGCAACAACAACGCCTACTGCCAGGACAACGAGGTCGCCTGGGTGCGCTGGCCGGCCGCCGCCACCGACCGGCGCGCCAGCGAGAACCCCCTCGGCCTGGAGGCGCCGCCGCACGCCCTCCCCGTCCCGCCCGCGCCCACCGGGCCCGCCGTCCCCGCCGGTTCCGCCGCCGGGGCCGTCCCGGTCACCGGAGGCCACCCCGGCACGGGCTCCCAGGCCCCCCACGGCTCCACCACCCCGCTCTCCTCCGCGTCCCACCCCGCGGCTGCCTCCGACACCCCCTCCACCACCCCGCCCCCGACCGCGGGAACGAGGGCCCGGAGCGAGGAACGCGACAAGCCGGACCCCTGGGAGACCGAGGCCGCCTCCCTGCTGCGGTTCACCCGCCACATGATCTGGCTGCGCCGCAACCACCAGGTCTTCCGTCGCCGGCGGTTCTTCCACGGGCGTCCGGTCGCCGGCACCCACGACGCGCTCTCCGACATCTCCTGGTTCACCCCCGAGGGGGCGGAGATGACCGACCGCGACTGGAGCGCCGCCCACGCCAAGTCACTGTCCGTCTTCCTCAACGGGGAGGCGATCTCCGAGCCCGGGCGGCGCGGCGAACGGCTGCGGGACGACTCCTTCCTGCTGCTGTTCAACGCCCACCACGAGGCGCTGGACTTCGTGGTCCCGGTCGTCGACCACGGGCCGGACTGGCAGGTCGTGGTCGACACCGCCCTGCCGGAGGTCATCCCGCCCGGAACCGGCGCCACCGTCGGCGCCGGAACCCGACTCCGGGTCACCGACCGCTCACTGGTCGTCCTGCAACGGCCGCGCGAGTAG
- a CDS encoding ABC transporter ATP-binding protein, giving the protein MSKGTARHTGGGLRLEDVGKRYRAGGPWVLRGVDLRLEPGTLARIEGANGGGKSTLLKLIAGVEAPSRGRLLPLTGGHGRPSTCYVPERFAPALPFDATGYLTHLGSVHGLRRREAARRAAHWLERLGLADQATVPLRHLSKGSCQKVAVTQALMAEPGLLVLDEAWTGLDEPSRTLLDDAVRERVAAGGIVVFVDHDPRRLAGEVTSRHAVRDGTVVPVAPVLPVEHEDTDAGKPAGRTALRVTIEVTAPEAELDAALHTVGAAGVVTRPAGGEARVELAAEHSDAVLRRLLGAAPSLHVRSVRETEAGPSGRAQRAGEGGSR; this is encoded by the coding sequence ATGTCGAAGGGCACGGCGAGGCACACCGGCGGCGGGCTGCGCCTGGAAGACGTCGGCAAGCGGTACCGCGCCGGCGGGCCGTGGGTGCTGCGCGGCGTCGACCTGCGCCTGGAGCCCGGCACGCTGGCCCGGATCGAGGGGGCCAACGGCGGCGGAAAGTCCACCCTGCTGAAGCTCATCGCGGGCGTCGAGGCGCCCAGCCGAGGCCGGCTCCTCCCGCTGACCGGCGGCCACGGGCGCCCGTCCACCTGCTACGTGCCGGAACGCTTCGCACCCGCCCTGCCGTTCGACGCCACCGGCTACCTCACCCACCTGGGCAGCGTGCACGGCCTCCGCCGCCGGGAGGCGGCCCGGCGCGCGGCGCACTGGCTGGAACGGCTGGGACTCGCCGACCAGGCCACCGTGCCGCTGCGCCACCTGTCCAAGGGGAGCTGCCAGAAGGTGGCCGTGACGCAGGCGCTGATGGCCGAGCCGGGGCTGCTGGTGCTCGACGAGGCATGGACCGGGCTGGACGAGCCGTCGCGGACGCTGCTGGACGACGCGGTGCGGGAACGGGTGGCGGCCGGAGGCATCGTGGTGTTCGTGGACCACGACCCGCGCCGGTTGGCAGGCGAGGTCACCAGCCGCCACGCCGTGCGGGACGGCACCGTCGTCCCCGTCGCTCCCGTCCTCCCCGTCGAGCACGAGGACACCGATGCCGGGAAGCCCGCCGGGCGCACGGCACTGCGGGTGACGATCGAGGTGACCGCGCCCGAGGCGGAACTCGACGCGGCGCTGCACACGGTCGGCGCGGCCGGCGTGGTGACCCGCCCGGCCGGCGGCGAGGCGCGGGTGGAGTTGGCGGCGGAACACTCCGACGCCGTGCTGCGGCGGCTGCTGGGCGCTGCGCCGTCGCTCCATGTGCGGTCCGTGCGCGAAACGGAAGCCGGCCCCTCGGGGCGGGCCCAGAGGGCTGGGGAAGGCGGAAGCCGATGA